The proteins below come from a single Chryseobacterium sp. MA9 genomic window:
- a CDS encoding decaprenyl-phosphate phosphoribosyltransferase, translating to MKKYLKLLRVEQWVKNLFVFVPLFFSGNITNVDLLVKSIFAFFIFSLAASVVYILNDYNDIEADRKHPEKRRRPLASGAISKTKAIGILIGLVITDIVLVFFTQLYFHELLWKFAIIIGFYVVMNLAYTFRLKHVPIIDIFIIAIGFVLRVLAGGYITGISISQWAILLTFVLALVLAIGKRRGELINAQVSGKTRRALDGYNVQFADIALSISITLAIVCYLMFTLSPEVQERFHERVFYTVIFVVFALLRYLQQTLVYNRTESPTKIVYRDRYIQVTLLLWVAAFLIQIYFKK from the coding sequence ATGAAGAAATATTTAAAGCTGCTCCGTGTAGAGCAATGGGTGAAAAACCTTTTTGTATTTGTCCCGCTATTCTTTTCAGGTAACATTACCAACGTAGATCTGCTTGTCAAAAGTATTTTCGCATTTTTTATATTTTCACTTGCTGCAAGCGTAGTGTATATCCTGAATGACTATAATGATATTGAAGCAGACAGAAAGCATCCTGAAAAAAGGAGAAGACCCCTGGCTAGCGGTGCTATTTCAAAAACAAAAGCTATAGGAATTCTTATCGGTCTGGTTATCACAGATATTGTTCTTGTATTTTTTACACAGCTCTACTTCCATGAGTTGTTATGGAAGTTTGCAATCATAATAGGTTTCTATGTAGTGATGAATCTGGCATATACATTTAGACTTAAGCACGTTCCGATCATCGATATTTTTATTATTGCTATAGGATTTGTACTTCGTGTATTGGCTGGCGGTTATATTACCGGAATCAGTATTTCACAATGGGCTATTCTCTTAACGTTTGTGTTGGCACTCGTATTGGCAATAGGAAAAAGAAGGGGAGAACTTATCAACGCTCAGGTTTCAGGGAAAACAAGACGGGCATTAGACGGATATAACGTTCAGTTTGCAGATATTGCATTATCCATATCTATCACACTGGCTATTGTGTGCTACCTGATGTTTACCCTGTCACCGGAAGTTCAGGAAAGATTCCATGAAAGAGTTTTTTATACAGTGATCTTCGTGGTTTTTGCCTTATTAAGATATCTTCAGCAGACCTTGGTTTACAACAGAACGGAATCTCCCACAAAAATTGTGTACAGGGACCGCTATATACAGGTTACCCTATTACTTTGGGTTGCTGCATTTTTAATTCAAATTTATTTTAAGAAATGA
- a CDS encoding OmpA family protein, translated as MNFNKTYVGALFLSSALLLTSCEAVQNSNHQQRGTAVGVASGAVLGGILGNNVGKGGNGAIGAVLGGIIGGVAGNVIGNKMDKQAKDIKETLPGAQVERVGDGIKVTMNESIVNFAFDSSNLTSVAQTNLDKLAEVLVNNPDTNINIYGYTDSKGADAYNLKLSQRRADAVKSYLVGKGIASSRMFTKGEGEAMPVASNDTDEGRAKNRRVEFAITANEKMINDAKQGQ; from the coding sequence ATGAATTTTAATAAAACATACGTAGGAGCCCTTTTCTTGTCATCAGCATTGTTATTGACAAGCTGTGAAGCGGTTCAGAATTCAAATCACCAACAAAGAGGTACAGCAGTAGGTGTTGCGTCCGGAGCAGTACTTGGAGGTATCCTTGGTAATAATGTAGGTAAAGGAGGAAACGGTGCTATCGGAGCTGTATTAGGAGGTATTATCGGAGGTGTTGCTGGTAACGTTATCGGTAACAAAATGGACAAGCAGGCAAAAGATATTAAAGAAACTTTACCAGGTGCTCAGGTAGAAAGAGTAGGAGACGGTATTAAAGTAACCATGAATGAAAGCATCGTTAACTTTGCATTCGACTCTTCAAACCTTACTTCTGTTGCACAGACTAACCTTGATAAGCTGGCTGAAGTATTGGTGAATAACCCTGATACTAATATCAACATCTATGGTTACACAGATAGCAAAGGTGCAGATGCTTACAACCTTAAACTTTCTCAGAGAAGAGCAGACGCTGTGAAGTCATACTTAGTAGGAAAAGGAATTGCATCAAGCAGAATGTTTACAAAAGGTGAAGGTGAGGCAATGCCTGTAGCAAGCAATGATACTGATGAAGGAAGAGCTAAAAACAGAAGAGTTGAGTTTGCCATCACTGCAAATGAAAAAATGATTAATGATGCCAAACAAGGGCAGTAA
- a CDS encoding FAD-binding oxidoreductase: MKPNFTQKVTNWGNFPVVEKEMRSEDSFKKIKEFVLNHNEIIARGNGRCYGDASLGESIFSTKKLNKFINFDRLNGVIECESGVLLSDVLEIAVPQGYFLYVTPGTKFISVGGAIASDVHGKNHHAEGCFSEYVIEFKLMTESGEIITCSREENSEKFWATIGGMGLTGIILTAKFKLKNIESAYIRQESIKAENLDEIFKLFDESENWTYTVAWIDCLQKGKNIGRSILMRGEHAFQHELPQSLSKTPLRLKKKLQPTVPFYFPGFVLNALTVKIFNWLYYKKQSKKEVKNFIDYETFFYPLDAINDWNKIYGKSGFIQYQMVIPKEAGKEGMRRILETIAKSGNGSFLAVLKLFGKHNPQAYNSFPVEGYTLALDFKVNSKLKKLVDQLDAIVQEFGGRIYLTKDSMSRSSLTNYLKNIQNPKFVSLQHKRIINNNS, from the coding sequence ATGAAGCCGAATTTCACACAGAAAGTTACAAACTGGGGTAATTTCCCGGTAGTGGAGAAAGAAATGAGATCAGAGGACAGTTTCAAAAAAATAAAAGAATTTGTACTCAATCACAACGAGATTATTGCCAGAGGAAACGGAAGATGCTATGGAGATGCCTCGTTGGGAGAATCTATATTTTCAACAAAAAAATTAAATAAGTTCATCAATTTTGACCGTTTAAACGGAGTGATAGAATGCGAATCCGGAGTACTGCTTTCAGATGTTCTGGAAATCGCTGTTCCGCAGGGATATTTTCTGTATGTTACTCCCGGGACAAAGTTTATATCAGTGGGAGGAGCTATTGCTTCCGATGTTCATGGAAAAAATCATCATGCAGAAGGATGTTTTTCAGAATATGTAATTGAATTTAAGCTCATGACTGAAAGCGGGGAAATTATTACCTGTTCCAGAGAAGAAAATTCAGAGAAATTCTGGGCTACCATTGGAGGAATGGGACTTACAGGGATTATTCTTACGGCAAAATTTAAGCTTAAAAATATAGAATCAGCATACATTCGCCAGGAAAGCATCAAAGCAGAAAACCTGGATGAAATCTTTAAACTGTTTGATGAAAGTGAAAACTGGACGTATACTGTAGCATGGATCGATTGTCTTCAGAAAGGAAAAAATATCGGAAGAAGTATCCTGATGAGAGGTGAGCATGCTTTTCAACATGAGCTTCCCCAGAGTCTTTCGAAAACTCCTTTAAGATTAAAGAAAAAATTACAGCCTACAGTTCCTTTTTATTTTCCGGGATTTGTACTGAATGCACTTACGGTAAAAATATTTAATTGGCTTTACTATAAAAAACAGTCTAAGAAGGAAGTTAAGAATTTTATTGATTACGAAACATTTTTCTATCCTTTGGATGCTATTAATGATTGGAACAAAATCTATGGAAAATCTGGTTTTATACAATATCAGATGGTGATTCCTAAGGAAGCGGGAAAAGAAGGAATGAGAAGAATCCTTGAAACGATTGCGAAAAGCGGAAACGGATCATTCTTAGCGGTGTTAAAACTTTTTGGAAAACACAATCCGCAGGCTTACAACTCATTTCCGGTGGAAGGGTATACGCTGGCACTGGATTTTAAAGTCAATTCAAAATTGAAAAAACTGGTAGATCAGCTTGATGCAATTGTTCAGGAGTTCGGAGGAAGAATTTACCTTACTAAAGACAGCATGAGCAGATCATCACTTACCAATTATCTGAAAAATATTCAAAATCCTAAATTTGTGTCTTTACAGCACAAAAGAATCATAAACAACAACTCATAA
- a CDS encoding nucleoside-diphosphate sugar epimerase/dehydratase, with amino-acid sequence MGDIFKIRELRYIPRWSVFFIDISVIFFSVLVSYLFLKSLEVKLNFIEYQNEKVFSVIIVNILFILLFKTYAGIIRHSTFLDFCKILWSSGSALITLLVLNFISGLVLDKPLFLYPGLFLFFFISIFLMFFFRIITKQFFSLLMDTKDTSSKERIAVVGIGDASVSLANAIIHNPDYPYQLAGFLSTRSDSKKAMLLGHKIYNKKQFLKSDNLRERFDAVLIKDRMTKREMEEWTTLALDNGLKVLKAPIASIIKEDDVVKGIRPLKIEDLLNRPAIKIEGEEVRSFHVNKTILVTGGAGSIGSEIVRQVAQLNSSLIVVVDQAESPLYELQLELLEKFPNQRFKFVLADISNYSRMEKLFDDHQFSIVYHAAAYKHVPLIEDNPHEAIFVNIGGTKNLALLSKKYSVNRFVMVSTDKAVNPTNVMGASKRAAELFVQSLQNSSENTTKFITTRFGNVLGSNGSVIPHFRKQIEKGGPVTITHPDIIRYFMTIPEACELVLQAGTMGEGGEIYVFDMGKPVKILDLAERMIKLSGYTPGIDIKIDFIGLRPGEKLYEELLTDHSTTIPTHHEKIMISRDPVMEFEDIEALCQQIIMSAVNKNSLQIVKILKVIVPEFISNNSEFEVLDRITEREVYTNGI; translated from the coding sequence ATGGGGGATATTTTTAAAATCAGGGAGTTAAGGTATATACCCAGATGGTCGGTTTTTTTTATCGACATTTCAGTTATTTTCTTTTCTGTTTTAGTTTCATATTTGTTCTTAAAAAGTCTGGAGGTAAAACTGAACTTTATTGAGTACCAAAATGAAAAAGTATTTTCAGTAATTATTGTTAATATCCTGTTTATACTCCTGTTCAAAACGTATGCAGGAATCATAAGACATTCTACTTTTTTAGATTTTTGTAAAATTTTGTGGTCTTCCGGTAGTGCTCTTATTACATTATTGGTACTGAATTTTATATCTGGACTGGTGTTGGATAAGCCTCTTTTTTTATATCCGGGTCTGTTTTTATTTTTCTTTATTTCTATTTTTCTGATGTTCTTTTTCAGAATAATAACCAAACAGTTTTTCAGTTTACTTATGGATACTAAAGATACTTCATCCAAAGAAAGAATTGCTGTTGTAGGAATAGGTGATGCTTCTGTTTCGTTAGCGAATGCTATTATTCATAACCCCGATTATCCTTATCAGCTGGCTGGATTTCTTAGTACCAGATCAGATTCTAAAAAAGCAATGCTGCTAGGTCATAAAATTTATAATAAAAAGCAGTTTCTTAAAAGCGATAATCTGAGAGAACGGTTTGATGCGGTTTTAATCAAGGATAGGATGACGAAACGGGAAATGGAAGAATGGACGACCCTCGCATTGGATAATGGATTGAAGGTATTAAAAGCCCCCATAGCCAGCATAATAAAAGAAGATGATGTTGTAAAAGGTATCCGTCCACTTAAGATTGAAGATTTACTTAATCGTCCGGCTATTAAAATAGAAGGGGAAGAGGTGAGGAGTTTTCATGTTAACAAAACTATTTTAGTAACCGGAGGTGCCGGGTCTATAGGAAGCGAAATTGTAAGACAGGTTGCACAATTGAATTCATCGCTTATTGTGGTAGTTGATCAGGCAGAATCTCCTTTATATGAGCTGCAGCTTGAATTATTGGAGAAATTCCCGAACCAAAGATTCAAATTTGTATTGGCGGATATTTCAAACTACTCCAGGATGGAAAAACTGTTTGATGATCATCAGTTTTCAATTGTCTATCATGCGGCTGCGTATAAGCATGTTCCTTTAATAGAAGATAATCCGCATGAAGCTATTTTTGTAAACATCGGAGGAACTAAAAATTTAGCTCTCCTATCGAAAAAATATAGTGTAAATCGTTTTGTGATGGTATCCACAGATAAAGCTGTAAACCCAACCAACGTAATGGGAGCTTCTAAAAGAGCAGCTGAACTTTTTGTACAATCTTTACAAAATTCTTCGGAGAATACAACAAAATTTATTACAACACGTTTTGGAAATGTACTAGGCTCCAACGGTTCTGTAATACCGCATTTCAGAAAACAAATTGAAAAAGGAGGCCCGGTTACGATTACTCATCCTGATATTATTCGTTATTTTATGACGATTCCGGAAGCCTGTGAATTGGTACTTCAGGCAGGAACAATGGGAGAAGGGGGTGAGATTTATGTTTTTGATATGGGCAAACCCGTCAAAATTTTGGATTTAGCAGAAAGAATGATAAAACTATCAGGATATACACCAGGTATTGATATTAAAATTGATTTTATAGGCTTGCGACCTGGTGAAAAATTATATGAAGAACTTCTAACAGATCATTCTACGACTATTCCTACACACCATGAAAAAATTATGATATCCAGAGATCCAGTGATGGAGTTTGAAGATATAGAAGCTTTGTGTCAACAAATTATTATGTCGGCAGTGAACAAGAATAGTTTACAAATTGTGAAAATCTTAAAAGTCATTGTGCCGGAATTTATAAGCAATAATTCAGAGTTTGAAGTTCTGGATAGAATAACTGAACGTGAAGTATATACGAATGGAATTTAA
- the trxA gene encoding thioredoxin, translating into MALEITDSSFQDTVLKSDKPVLVDFWAVWCGPCRTLGPIIEEVASDFEGKAVVGKVDVDNNQEISMQYGIRNIPTVLIFKNGEVVDKLVGVAPKEVIAEKLSAHL; encoded by the coding sequence ATGGCTTTAGAAATTACAGACAGCTCATTTCAGGATACGGTTTTAAAATCTGACAAACCGGTATTAGTAGACTTTTGGGCAGTATGGTGTGGACCATGCAGAACTTTAGGACCAATCATCGAAGAAGTAGCATCAGATTTTGAAGGTAAAGCAGTAGTTGGAAAAGTAGATGTAGACAACAACCAAGAGATTTCTATGCAATATGGTATTAGAAATATCCCTACAGTTCTTATTTTTAAGAACGGGGAAGTGGTAGATAAATTAGTAGGTGTAGCTCCAAAAGAGGTAATCGCTGAAAAATTAAGCGCTCACTTATAA
- a CDS encoding HAD-IB family hydrolase has product MKKLYCFDFDGTLTYKDTMFMYLKFYDSTKYRIQFLKHVPLFILLKLKLAETEKVKKSFIGSILKGQTQEKIEMKSKQFFELHYPKIVRENALDFIKNIDRNNTQSLLVTASLDIWVKPFAEELKMELVSTRAEFKNGVFTGNFVGKNCNGKEKLVRIKEEINNSKYDKIIAFGDTSGDRPMLKWANEGHYQFFH; this is encoded by the coding sequence ATGAAAAAATTGTATTGTTTTGATTTTGACGGAACTTTGACATATAAAGATACCATGTTTATGTATCTTAAATTCTACGATTCTACAAAATACCGGATACAATTTTTAAAACATGTACCTCTCTTTATCCTGCTGAAGCTGAAACTGGCCGAAACGGAAAAAGTGAAAAAAAGTTTTATCGGATCTATTTTAAAAGGACAGACCCAGGAAAAGATTGAAATGAAGTCTAAACAATTTTTTGAGCTTCATTATCCTAAAATCGTGAGAGAAAATGCATTAGACTTTATTAAAAATATCGATAGGAATAATACACAAAGCTTATTGGTGACTGCATCCTTAGATATTTGGGTAAAACCTTTCGCTGAGGAACTTAAAATGGAGCTTGTTTCTACGCGTGCAGAGTTTAAAAACGGAGTTTTCACAGGAAATTTTGTAGGGAAAAACTGCAATGGGAAAGAAAAACTGGTAAGAATTAAAGAAGAAATAAACAATTCTAAGTACGATAAAATTATTGCATTTGGGGATACTTCAGGAGATCGGCCAATGTTGAAATGGGCAAATGAGGGACATTATCAATTTTTTCACTAA
- a CDS encoding cysteine desulfurase family protein has translation MDKVYLDNAATTPLAEEVIDAMVGTMKMNFGNPSSTHSFGQEAKILIENVRRQVADYLHVTPAEIIFTSCGTESNNMIIKSSVEHLGVERIISSPLEHKCVSESILDMKNRKGVEVNYIRPNEKGDIDLTKLEELLKASDKKTLVSLMHANNEIGNIIDLKKVAQLCKEHNALFHSDTVQTMAHMNLDFSDIPVDFASCSAHKFHGPKGAGFAFIRKATGLKGIITGGPQERSLRAGTENVSGIVGLGKALELSLNHMDEYTNHMQDIKNYAIERLSAEIEGIKFNGRSAEKENSLYTVLSALLPYKNPLIGLQLDMKGIAISQGSACSSGASKPSMVMMMVLSEDEMDHCTPLRISFSHMTTKTDIDTLVNALKEISSDYTIEKTNVEHR, from the coding sequence ATGGATAAAGTATATTTAGATAATGCCGCAACCACTCCGCTTGCAGAAGAAGTTATAGATGCAATGGTGGGTACTATGAAGATGAATTTCGGAAACCCGTCTTCAACGCACAGCTTTGGCCAGGAAGCAAAAATACTTATTGAAAATGTAAGAAGACAGGTTGCAGACTATCTTCATGTAACTCCAGCTGAAATCATTTTCACTTCCTGTGGAACCGAATCCAACAATATGATCATCAAATCCTCGGTAGAACACCTTGGAGTAGAAAGAATCATCAGTTCTCCTCTGGAACATAAATGTGTTTCTGAAAGTATTCTGGACATGAAAAACAGAAAAGGAGTAGAAGTAAACTACATCCGTCCGAATGAAAAAGGAGATATTGATCTTACAAAATTAGAAGAGCTTTTAAAAGCATCAGATAAAAAAACACTGGTAAGCTTAATGCATGCCAATAACGAAATCGGAAATATAATTGATCTTAAAAAGGTTGCCCAATTATGCAAAGAGCATAATGCGCTTTTCCATTCGGATACCGTACAGACAATGGCTCATATGAACCTTGACTTCTCAGATATCCCTGTAGATTTTGCATCCTGTAGTGCCCACAAATTTCATGGACCAAAAGGAGCTGGATTTGCATTTATCAGAAAAGCAACAGGTTTAAAAGGAATTATTACCGGAGGACCTCAGGAAAGAAGCCTTAGAGCCGGAACAGAAAATGTCAGTGGTATTGTAGGACTGGGTAAAGCGTTAGAACTTTCTCTGAATCATATGGATGAATATACCAACCATATGCAGGATATTAAAAATTATGCAATTGAAAGACTTTCTGCCGAAATTGAAGGAATTAAGTTCAACGGAAGAAGTGCAGAGAAGGAAAACAGTCTTTATACAGTTTTAAGTGCTTTATTACCTTATAAAAATCCATTGATAGGACTTCAGCTGGATATGAAAGGAATTGCAATCTCTCAGGGAAGTGCGTGTTCATCAGGAGCTTCAAAACCTTCAATGGTTATGATGATGGTGCTTTCTGAAGACGAAATGGATCATTGTACACCATTGCGTATCTCTTTCAGCCATATGACAACCAAAACGGATATTGATACATTAGTGAATGCTTTAAAAGAAATTTCCAGCGACTACACTATAGAAAAAACTAATGTTGAGCATAGATAG
- a CDS encoding polysaccharide biosynthesis/export family protein yields MEEEVAKAKFQGLHIQEGDVLLILVSALDEAAVKPFNLNTTNKVGSNSNTGINQYSQPSEYLVNEEGNIYFPVIGNVYAKGMTQIQLKQDLEARLKRYLTDPMVSITLKNFNVSILGEVKNPGQKESVSQKINIFQALGLAGDMTDFGDRTNVKLIRTGDDGTDQIANIDLTRSDIVSSPYYYMKQNDILYVQPDNNKQVQANSNPNRALTFQIIGALLTAGTLIIALTRK; encoded by the coding sequence ATGGAAGAAGAAGTTGCAAAAGCAAAATTCCAGGGCTTACATATTCAGGAAGGTGATGTACTGCTGATTCTTGTATCTGCACTTGATGAAGCAGCGGTAAAACCTTTCAATCTCAATACGACAAATAAAGTAGGAAGCAATTCTAATACCGGAATAAATCAATACTCGCAGCCAAGTGAATATTTGGTAAATGAAGAAGGAAATATATACTTCCCTGTAATAGGAAATGTATATGCTAAAGGGATGACGCAGATACAGTTGAAACAAGACCTGGAGGCTCGACTTAAGAGATATCTTACAGATCCTATGGTGAGCATTACTCTAAAAAACTTCAATGTGAGTATCTTAGGTGAAGTAAAAAACCCTGGGCAGAAAGAAAGTGTCTCTCAAAAGATTAACATTTTTCAGGCATTAGGTTTAGCCGGTGATATGACAGATTTCGGAGATCGTACAAATGTAAAACTTATCCGTACAGGAGATGATGGGACTGACCAGATTGCTAATATCGACCTTACCAGATCCGATATCGTGAGTTCACCATACTATTATATGAAACAAAATGACATATTATATGTACAGCCGGACAACAATAAACAGGTTCAGGCTAACTCGAACCCAAACAGAGCTCTTACATTCCAGATTATTGGTGCATTATTAACAGCAGGTACGCTTATTATTGCTTTAACACGAAAATAA
- a CDS encoding SDR family NAD(P)-dependent oxidoreductase yields MIVLGSTSEVAQAFVEKALQEGEKFEKIYLFTSNKETTERFARHIDVKFLQQAEVIELDLTKEIDYNRFDNINSNVLFCAVGYLGEGTEEGLYDNRNTERIIDINYSKLVPVMNYFAHKFENRRSGTIIGLSSVAGDRGRQSNFIYGSAKAAFTAYLSGLRNYLFDKKVHVLTIKPGFMATKMTEGLPLNPKLTATPKQAAACIYKAFKKEQNVAYVLPVWSIIMMIIRNIPEFIFKKLKL; encoded by the coding sequence ATGATAGTTCTGGGAAGCACATCGGAAGTGGCACAGGCTTTTGTGGAAAAAGCACTTCAGGAAGGAGAAAAGTTTGAAAAAATCTATCTTTTTACCTCAAATAAAGAAACTACAGAGCGGTTTGCAAGACATATTGATGTGAAATTTCTGCAGCAGGCAGAAGTCATTGAACTTGATCTGACTAAAGAAATTGATTACAACAGATTTGATAATATCAATTCAAATGTATTATTTTGTGCCGTAGGATATTTAGGAGAAGGAACAGAAGAAGGACTGTATGACAACAGGAATACGGAACGTATCATAGACATTAATTATTCAAAACTGGTTCCTGTAATGAACTATTTTGCTCATAAATTTGAAAACAGAAGATCCGGAACGATCATTGGGCTTTCATCAGTAGCAGGAGACAGGGGAAGACAGAGTAATTTTATCTATGGAAGTGCGAAAGCGGCGTTTACAGCCTATTTGAGTGGTTTGAGAAACTACCTTTTTGATAAAAAAGTACACGTTCTTACCATAAAACCTGGGTTTATGGCAACTAAAATGACAGAAGGTCTGCCTCTAAACCCGAAACTGACAGCAACGCCGAAACAAGCAGCTGCCTGTATTTATAAAGCCTTCAAAAAGGAGCAAAACGTGGCATATGTTTTGCCGGTTTGGAGTATTATTATGATGATTATCAGGAATATCCCTGAATTTATATTCAAAAAATTAAAGCTTTAA